In Drosophila yakuba strain Tai18E2 chromosome 2R, Prin_Dyak_Tai18E2_2.1, whole genome shotgun sequence, a single genomic region encodes these proteins:
- the LOC6539248 gene encoding probable chitinase 10 isoform X4 — translation MQLNALCMLVVVLAIAVKAHIRIDELEVHLESNYKPAFIRSAVESIPLDNNTKLLVRNSAKPEFGNAFLPLRSAVESIPTPYQSNTSKLRKNSDIRSFVRDAVESLPNDEDGLEHMGFSKKYYNSASDDVEGVDPKNKKSTQHVNLNPWTISNKYAAFIAPGNSEDFYPMSYRAGSPHQELLNIMNIKPVKQTDKLDRYAERQSYGVLGYSNLPYQQSYGALGLVNRNDFKVTTKVLCYMSNWAFYRSGEAHFVPEQIDPNLCSVIIYSFASLDTDHLTIREFDSWVDLDNQYYRRVTSLGVPVLIALGGWTDSSGSKYSRLVGDNLRRRVFVSSVSSFLLRHGFSGLHLDWNYPKCWQSDCSRGPATDRPNLTKLLRELRTEFHSVNPKFQLGVAISGYKEIIMEAYDFPALSDIVDYMTVMTYDYHGAWEKKTGHVSPLYGLSSDTYPQYNTNYTMQLLLKMGAKREKLVLSIPFYGQSFTLANAQQTLAGPGVAATGPGEAGELTKQPGMLAYYEICERLTKFKWKSDRDLNLTFGPFAMLNDQWVGYDDVTSVQAKARYAANNNFAGVAAWTVDLDDFRNLCCSESYPLLRAINRELGRLDSNPPTHPNCERPTLLVPPIPPQMTTISSEDSGGLVQNHDHTTSLPIWEDSSSLMFSTTNNPNPVSTTATSTVHWWSSSTERPREPTMTTARPTHTTIPVPAVMYPVAQASNCKSGEFYADSKNCNAYYHCIIAGELRQQFCPGGLHWNNEAKGCDWPSSAQCSLKIDQHLSTSYPKPIQTSKKPETTLKPNKKPLATSVHHPVSNTSSGPQYLRPTFLECNEGEYYPHRNCRKYYICVNKVLVPSECGGDLHWDGIKKFCDWPENVQCVTSQKYLKIIQSSSANEEDPCNGEKRVPYPGNCSKYLFCLWNRLQASDCPPGLHYNEVIGNCDWPAAAKCNPKGDESSGEAEINDISKPPNFTHPMNPTENPVPKPLDSYYKVICYFTNWAWYRKGIGRFTPDDIHTDLCTHIIYGFAVLDHSELILRTHDSWADVENKFYTRVSSLKSKGIKVSLALGGWNDSQGDKYSRLVRSPVARARFVRHALEFIEKYGFEGLDLDWEYPVCWQTECNKGSAEEKEGFTAWVQELSVAFRPRGLLLSTAVSPSRKIIDAGYDIPQLSRYFDWIAIMTYDFHGHWDKKTGHVAPLYHHPDDDFEHFNVNSSINYWMEKGAPSRKLVMGIPLYGQSFTLENNNSSGINAKAPGPGVAGEFTRAAGFLAYYELPSGTSME, via the exons atgcaACTCAATGCCTTGTGTATGCTTGTG GTTGTCTTGGCAATAGCTGTAAAAGCCCACATTCGCATTGATGAACTGGAGGTCCATTTGGAATCCAATTATAAGCCTGCATTTATTCGTTCTGCGGTGGAGAGCATCCCTTTGGATAACAACACAAAACTCCTAGTCCGTAACAGTGCAAAACCTGAGTTTGGGAACGCTTTTCTACCACTGCGGAGTGCTGTGGAGAGTATTCCAACGCCATATCAGAGCAACACTTCTAAGCTAAGAAAGAACTCTGATATACGTTCTTTTGTACGTGATGCTGTAGAGTCATTGCCAAATGATGAAGATGGGCTGGAACACATGggattttccaaaaaatattataatagtGCTAGCGATGATGTTGAAGGTGTAGacccgaaaaacaaaaagtcaACACAACATGTAAATTTAAATCCTTGGACCATTTCCAATAAGTACGCTGCTTTTATTGCCCCCGGAAACTCAGAAGACTTTTATCCGATGTCATACCGAGCCGGCTCACCGCATCAGGAGTTGCTTAATATTATGAACATCAAACCGGTTAAGCAAACCGATAAACTTGATCGGTACGCAGAGCGGCAGTCTTACGGTGTATTAGGATACAGTAACCTGCCATATCAGCAGTCCTACGGGGCTTTGGGATTGGTAAACAGGAATGACTTTAAAGTGACTACAAAAGTTCTCTGTTACATGTCGAACTGGGCATTTTACCGAAGTGGTGAAGCTCATTTTGTGCCTGAGCAGATTGACCCTAATCTCTGCTCTGTTATTATCTATTCGTTCGCCTCCCTAGATACCGACCACCTTACCATTCGAGAATTTGATTCATGGGTGGACTTGGATAACCAATACTACCGTCGGGTGACATCGCTGGGAGTTCCTGTATTAATCGCCTTGGGTGGATGGACGGATTCTAGCGGTTCCAAGTACTCACGCTTAGTTGGTGACAATCTTAGGCGACGGGTTTTTGTATCCAGTGTGAGCAGCTTTTTATTACGTCATGGATTCAGCGGGCTGCACCTAGACTGGAACTACCCGAAGTGCTGGCAGAGCGATTGCTCAAGGGGACCGGCGACTGACAGGCCAAATCTGACCAAGCTTCTTCGTGAACTGCGCACCGAGTTTCATAGTGTAAATCCAAAGTTTCAGTTGGGAGTGGCCATCTCTGGCTACAAGGAAATTATAATGGAGGCTTATGATTTTCCCGCTTTGTCAGACATTGTAGACTATATGACAGTAATGACCTATGATTACCACGGAGCCTGGGAAAAGAAAACGGGTCATGTGAGTCCCCTTTACGGCTTATCATCGGACACGTATCCGCAGTACAATACGAACTATACCATGCAGTTACTCCTAAAAATGGGCgccaaaagggaaaaactTGTATTGAGCATTCCGTTTTACGGTCAAAGTTTCACATTGGCAAACGCGCAGCAAACTCTTGCAGGCCCAGGAGTGGCAGCCACTGGACCTGGAGAGGCCGGTGAATTGACAAAGCAGCCAGGAATGCTAGCTTACTACGAGATTTGTGAGCGCCTAACAAAGTTCAAGTGGAAGAGTGATCGGGATTTAAACCTGACATTCGGTCCATTTGCTATGCTAAACGACCAATGGGTGGGATATGATGACGTAACCAGTGTCCAAGCGAAGGCTCGATATGCGGCTAACAATAACTTTGCCGGAGTGGCAGCCTGGACCGTTGACCTTGATGACTTCCGAAACCTATGTTGCAGTGAATCTTATCCTTTACTTAGGGCCATTAACAGAGAATTGGGTCGCTTAGACTCAAACCCGCCCACTCATCCAAACTGTGAACGTCCTACATTATTGGTCCCTCCGATACCGCCCCAAATGACAACAATTAGTAGCGAGGATTCTGGAGGATTGGTACAGAATCACGATCATACAACATCCTTGCCGATCTGGGAGGACAGCAGTAGCCTCATGTTCAGTACTACAAACAATCCGAATCCTGTAAGCACCACTGCCACAAGTACCGTTCATTGGTGGAGTTCATCTACAGAACGTCCACGCGAACCGACTATGACTACGGCAAGACCCACTCATACCACAATCCCCGTTCCAGCAGTGATGTACCCAGTGGCACAGGCGTCGAATTGCAAAAGCGGCGAGTTCTACGCTGACTCAAAAAATTGTAACGCTTACTATCACTGCATTATTGCGGGAGAGTTACGGCAACAGTTTTGTCCAGGCGGTCTTCACTGGAACAACGAGGCAAAAGGATGTGACTGGCCGTCATCCGCCCAATGCTCACTTAAGATCGATCAACACCTAAGCACTTCTTATCCAAAACCGATTCAAACGTCTAAAAAGCCGGAGACGACTTTGAAGCCTAATAAGAAACCGTTAGCGACTTCCGTGCATCATCCCGTCAGTAACACCTCAAGCGGACCACAATATTTGCGTCCAACTTTTTTGGAGTGCAATGAAGGGGAGTACTACCCCCACAGAAACTGCAGGAAATATTACATCTGCGTTAATAAAGTACTAGTACCCAGTGAATGTGGCGGAGACTTGCATTGGGACGGCATCAAAAAGTTTTGTGACTGGCCTGAGAACGTACAGTGCGTTACaagccaaaaatatttaaaaataatccaaTCGAGTAGTGCCAACGAAGAGGACCCGTGCAATGGCGAAAAGCGAGTACCCTATCCGGGAAACTGTTCGAAATATCTCTTCTGCCTATGGAATCGCCTACAGGCTAGTGACTGTCCACCTGGGCTGCACTATAATGAAGTAATTGGGAACTGCGACTGGCCTGcagctgcaaaatgcaatCCGAAAGGAGATGAGAGCAGCGGAGAGGCAGAGATAAACGATATCTCAAAGCCTCCCAATTTTACGCATCCAATGAACCCGACAGAAAACCCCGTCCCTAAACCTCTTGATAGTTATTACAAAGTTATTTGCTACTTTACGAATTGGGCGTGGTACCGCAAAGGAATAGGTCGTTTTACTCCCGACGACATACACACGGATCTATGCACTCACATAATTTATGGGTTTGCAGTCTTAGACCATTCCGAACTTATACTACGAACACATGATTCTTGGGCCGACGTTGAAAACAAGTTTTATACGAGGGTCAGCAGCCTCAAAAGCAAGGGCATCAAGGTGAGCTTAGCACTTGGGGGATGGAACGATTCGCAAGGTGATAAGTACAGTCGCCTAGTTCGAAGTCCAGTGGCCCGAGCCCGTTTTGTGCGCCACGCCCTCGAGTTCATTGAAAAATACGGCTTCGAGGGCCTTGACTTAGACTGGGAGTACCCCGTCTGCTGGCAAACGGAGTGCAACAAGGGGTCTGCCGAGGAAAAGGAGGGTTTTACCGCTTGGGTACAGGAGCTGTCTGTAGCGTTTCGCCCTCGAGGACTATTGTTGTCGACTGCTGTATCACCTAGCAGGAAAATCATTGATGCCGGATACGACATTCCCCAGCTTTCTCGCTATTTTGATTGGATCGCTATCATGACATATGATTTCCATGGGCATTGGGATAAAAAAACAGGGCATGTGGCACCTCTGTATCATCATCCCGATGATGACTTTGAACATTTTAACGTG AACTCTTCCATAAACTATTGGATGGAAAAAGGAGCTCCTTCACGAAAGTTAGTAATGGGTATTCCGCTATACGGCCAGTCATTTACTCTAgaaaataacaacagcagTGGCATAAATGCCAAAGCCCCAGGACCAGGTGTAGCCGGCGAATTCACCAGAGCAGCTGGATTTCTGGCTTACTATGAG